A stretch of DNA from Arctopsyche grandis isolate Sample6627 chromosome 6, ASM5162203v2, whole genome shotgun sequence:
gggaaggtatgttgaccgtatcccggtctaacgaaacacgtgttgtgtagtttgaaagaggatcgtttatttttgttcaattggtacaatggttattgtatgtacgaagagatttcttcggagaagtgatctgtatgaactccagaggctcactctgccggtggaggttgctgcgttgctttataaacgttttgggttgaagtgtgtcgtgtgcacatcttttgttcttggtactcgcgctgccctagttatgctgcgagcgtggttttatgggttcatacgcctggacgtagttcgtggtttttatgggttcagtgagttcttcctttgtttccaagacacgtgtatagaaacacgtgtcgaccttttgacgaggcgagcgtgtgccatgcgttaatgactttcctagatatgtgtcgcagtgacctgatgagatcatttcagttgtactatatgcctacagacctttaaattattttaaaaaacgatTTGTTTTTCCGAGAATTGCCTTTacgaattttattatgaaaatggcCGAAAACAACGATTCAATAACGACTCTCCAGCATACACTTCGTGAACGAGTTATTGCAAGGTTGTGCTTATTTTTATACTTGTGAACGAAATATGTATGAGGTCAGCTGTCACTAAGGTTTAGGTCACTTAAGGTTTCCAATTTGAGTAATCGAGTACTTCGTAGTATATTCGTTCATTTTATAAGGTCTCTCCAATCGagtattttgaaaattactCTCAAatctaaatttttgaaatatttcaaaagtaaaaataaatttattaacgtCCTGCTTTCGGCGTTTATACCCTAAATAGAGCTTAGAGCGGTACTatcaggtaattttttttgcattgtttCAGTCGTCGGCTAAGCTAATGGGGTtcgacgaaaaatattattttgtgtcTTCGTGTCCTCCCGACTTATTTTATCAACGGAAACTAACAATATGAAATATCAACAAGATATATTTTAGATTTGTCGACTAATGGGTGCAGCTGTGGCGTAAACGATTATAGAactaataaattgtttttaccAATCCGTCATCGGAAATTATAAACCAaaacatttgtacatttttaaagGCATTCAAAGTAAAATCAGTTATTTAAAGTGACCAGACTGATCGGTGCTGTGCTGCTCTTCCTCGAAGACATCCATGCACGCCCGCACCAGCATCACCACtaccagtgccggccttacacccaatggcgccctcgggcaattttttctaaacacctttagaaaaaaatttcgcctttggcgctcttaTCTAAAATtgtgtatggcttttggcgctttaatttaaattttaaaatttaaagcgcttttgacgcatcgagcgccgccctaacttatttggcggcctcgggcgccgcccgacccagccccccctaaaACGGGCACTGACTTCTACCACTGCGGTTGTCACTACAACGTGAATATCAaagacggttcggtgattattggttaCAAAGCACTcgtccaaaagtcactaaaatctctatatatAACAGAACATgtagcagccgaaaagtccatcatactaacgataactaccaTACtgacgagaacttgagtgccaaatattgcgtattctcgattttcatggtaaaaattgtctttgtgaccaccgcaatgtgactaataatccaattaccatcaAAGACGTTACTAAAGCTGATATCCTTGACTCCAATCCTGATATATCGTCACTTAAGCTGATATCCTCGACTCCAAAGCTGAGTATTTACATACAAGAGTATTTTTACTACATGACTTAATacaattgtcattttttttaacgtgAGATGTTTTAGATATGGAAATTGCATATATTAAGcattcatatattgaaaagattttgctacgcaaatatatatatttgttttgtgtTGTCTGTAATAAGCTGACCATCTGTAATACCACCCATATGTTTTCATTACATGAAAacgtttattataaattgatgTACTGTTGTAActtgataaataaattatttattatttattgtatcgtTTGTTTTTTGTCTTATctttgtattgtttatattttttgtgttttggaatctacaatacatatgtagtatatattactaactgatttatatttgttatatattcatcataatttatatttattacttatatataaaattattaattatttattatgaattgTCAGTCTTGGACATTGTAGTAGTCTGTCTATTATACATGCGTTTTCTTCTCACCTTCTTTTAATGATGATTGGAaaaccaattttaatatatgtacattatttatgcACAATAAATAAggcaaatgtaaaaaaatctgtatatctTAATTGATTccgttttattactttattttatcataaattttattgtaaatatatacaatggttgctatacaatatacatagtatagtCGACGCACAATTGTGGGTTATATcgacatgataatttcataaatgcgtaataaataatttcataaattttaagcagggtttctaaaccgggcagcaattttttttttcaaatagttttttagcAATCCAAACTTTTACGTATGCAGGGTTTCTAAGCCAAGGTTCGCAAATCGTTATTATGAACtttgcttttgataaaaaatgggagaatctttgaaatattttttgtttaactcagttgagaaaccctgaatttgtaggatttgaaaacataatttttggggaaaaaatcgaaaaccaaaGATTGTCCCATTTTTTATcaagagcaaatttcataatgaCGATTTGTGACCCTTGGCTTAGAAACCCTGCATACGTAAAATTTTGGATAgctaaaaaactatttgaaaaaaaaattgtcgctggtttagaaaccctgcttaaaaataaatttttgcggccttagttgagaaaccctgcttgcgtaatatttcaaggcacaaagagtatcaaataaatttattcgcatttatgaaattatcacgtagatatgaccgacaatttcaatacagtaattattttcgaaaacgcatattttgcgctgaattgtcgttgcgcaAAATCAATTACGAGCTAAATTTGCGTTGCGAATTGTTATATTTAGATACCACATGCAATTTAGTGCCGATCACCTACATTATACAATTTATCATGATATTAACAAGCAGAATTGCagatttttaaaaaagaaaagcaAATTTTCATGCACTATTGCATTACCGGACAAAAGATGTTCCGGAgcgtaaaaattatttaaacgaaaaagtaggtataaatatgtacttcaaaaataaaataaaaaacacattttgggtcatacatgtatgtatgtttttattatcattaaatttaaacacgGTCATATCGTATCCATTGACATCAATTTACACATATCTAAAATTCGGGAAAGTTCATAGGGATAAAGGTGAgaatacagaaaaaaaatagatattattttcaaataaattattgttgACATAATAATTAACATTTGATTACAGTGAATTtcatggtaattggactattcgtgacattggggtggtcacaaagacaatttttgccatgaaaatcgcgaatacacaatatttagcactcaagttctcgttactatgatagttatcgttagtatgatggacttttcggctgccagatgttccgttatagagattttagtgactttgtgacgagtaatttgtgaccagtaatcaccgaaccgaatttcatagatttaacaaatttatttacGCACTGGTCCGAAGggtcgaattggtatatatatattggcaAGTATAAACAatactatagaatttcaacgagaccgctccaatgAATAGATGATCCCATGTATATACCACACGTTACCGCGTATATGACCGCCGTCTAACATGTTTTttctgtatgtttaaaactatctaaaaaatatatcccaCGTACAACACCCCGCATCCCGCGCTGTGTGTTCACGCCCTTATACAATCACCACACCCCTTATACAAACAATTGTCTAGTGAAAAACAtaggtttctgaaaaaatcgGAAGGCTCCTCGTTGTTAATAGTcagttataaataaatgtacaaaaaatataaataaataaatatgtattctgAAATTTGAGGGTGTTATTTGAAAGGTTGGATTATGCAGTTTTCAGTTGACACCATGGCTTGGTTGATTTAGCACCGTGCTTTTGTAGTGGAAGTCTTCATTATAAATGGTAGTTCGCCGATCGCCACGCAGCAAGCATTTCTAACCACTTCGAGCTTGGTCAATGTAACCCCACtccagatttaaaaaaaaaacaaatcacagATGGATGGCGAGCTTCAGGGAAACAGATTGAGCATTAAAAAGGAAATCCCTTGCTTCCATTCTGAAGTCCCCTCATAGGTCAACGCGAAAATACGCTATCAAGTGTTAGGAGAATTTAATGAGGACCGCTAAagtttttatttagatattcaaAACTGCATTATATGTAGAATACATGAATAAATAGTTTTTCCTAAATGTAGTttagtttgttttttattagctTTCTAAATCGGGGCGCTCTTTCAACCATAtgctgtatatatttaaaaccatCTCTTTCACAAGAAAATTCTTCAAAGCTAATAAGTACACAAagatttatttgcatttttggTAATCATCAGGATGTAGGTCTCAATacatgattttttaattaagaaagtcattaaataaattaattgaataaagtaaattaaagataaaccgacaattaatataaagataatttttttattcttaattaattaaattttattgtaataattgCTTAAATAAATCGTTACCGGTAGataccagcagtatagctcggtggttgcgtttatgctaaccaccgagattCCCAGGTTAGAGCTCTGGGTcaacctcaattgaaaagaatttattcggagtatttctgcagtgcttcaggtcagacttggatatttgtgactcctaatcgatcgtttcctcatcaaattgacaaaaccattctatttactatttgaatataatttcaaatgtatgtatgtttaataccataggtgtcgctcagaggCAACCCGTAATAGCATAATAGTAAATTATGCTAAATagtggtttggtgattattgcccacaaagcaCTGGTGATTATtgccaaaagtcactaaattctctataacagaacatctgccagccgaaaagttcatcatactaacgatagctatcatactaatgagaactcgagtgccaaatattccgtattcgcgattttcatggcaaaaattgtctgaaaaaaaaagtttgactcATTTATTCTCACATAAAATAAGTGtcccataaaaaataaaacatccaGTGATTTGTAAGTAggtattgtaaatatacatatatatgtagaagtagaataacacaacatttttaagtacaatacatttttattaaaaaatattttattacttccGTTTTTCTAACAATATTTGAATTCCATTTTCCAGTTTTAAAACCAATTCAAACAAGGGAATTATTTCATCTGGTTTATGTATTGATGTCAgtttatattttcttaaaaatgtagCTATTATTACTTTTTCTTCTAATAGCGCAAACTTTTgacctataaatattataaaatcaacaTGATAACTCAACATGTCCTTTAAATATAGAAATCATAcgaaaatatttctttataattACCAATGCAATTTCTTGGACCTGCAGAAAAAGGCAAATAAGCATATGGATGTCTACCTTTCACATTCTCAGCAAGAAATCTATCCGGATCAAACTTTTCCGGGTCTGGAAAATAGCGTTCATCACGAtgtaaataatagaaaaataatgtCACTGCTGTTCCAGCTGGCACATTATATTTTCCTGGAAATATACAAAAccaaattatattcacaaactataatacatacaataatttaaatatatttttcaattgcatACCAAATTTGACATCTTCCTCTAAATCTCGACCAACTAATGGCACTGGAGGATACAATCTCATAGCTTCCTTTATTACCAtttctaaatatttcatatCAGTGACATCTTTTATTGTTATAGGACGCTCATTATCTCCCATAATACCTTTAATTTCATTTGCTACTCGAtcctaaaaaatatgtacaattcacTATGAAccactattttaaaattatatataaataactgCTAAAGAAACAAAGTAgggatttttttaagtttactaTTGGAATTGTGAActtttctaaaaatatgtaatacctGTTGTTCAGGATGAAGACCAAGTAGATAGAGGCACACACTGATTCCTGTTGCAGTTGTATCATGTccctttaaaattatattatttacatattataaccTTCCACAAATATTATCATAGTATTTTatctcatatataaataatagaaattaaaaacaGCCATTGTATTCAACCTCAAACATAAATGTGTCAACTTCTTCTCTTATCGCATTTTCACTTATATTGGCACCATCGTCTACTGCTTTAAGCAATAAATCTAAAAACGCTGTTTTATTCTTCATACCTACAATTATAAAGATTTAATAAACAAGTCGAATTCAGTTAATAGTCAATAGTGTCTCAACCAGGGGAGAGGGGGTGCAAGAATGTATTTGCACCCTTTTTGAAATCTTTTGATTTAATATTCTGTTATTTTTGCAACAGTATCCTATTTTTTAACATCCTGCTTGCAACAACAATGTTccaaaatttagatttttatgaATGTGTACCTGTTTCTTCATCTTGTTGCTGACGTCTTTTCATAGGAGCAGATTTACTTCTAGATATTTTTCTGTCTTGAATTATTTTCCTCGAATAATTGTGCAACACATTCAAAAGTTCAAAATATGTCTTACCACTACTTATTAGTTTAAATATTGCATCCGCATATAgccataatcgtcggcttcggTAAGTTATTAATTGAGAaatgctaaaataataaaataattccgACAATGCATTCTTAATTGCTTAAAaacaaaagcattttttttatttatttaaattgtattaccTATATACTGATTTTACATATTCAGATTGTTCTTCGTTTTGTGCATTGACATTGGTACCCATGGCTGTCTCtgttgatataattttattttcttatgttcgTTTATCCTTATTCTTATTAAATAGATTAAACAAaggtatattttatatcaattaccACATATGACGTCTAATGTGGCTCGTGCAATGAACGGGTAAATATCAAAAGATTCTGAAGTGTCACTCTTGCTATCCAATCTTTCAACAAATATGTTTGCTTTAGCAACAAATATTTCGTGAAAATTTTCTAACATCTTATAGTGGAAAGTGGGTGTTATGAGTTTTCTGTGTGTGTGCCATTTTGcacctaaaaatattttttaaatataacattgTGATAATTgtgtgtatatacgtatatacgagTACTCATATCCTTAATAAAGTACTAAAAATTGCAAAGCAAAGAAATTTAGGTAAATATTTAGTATCGTAAATGTTACAAACAAAAAGCAAATGTCACCTGATGATGTCAACAGTCCATCTCCTAACCATTGaataacaaatttatataacaaggacttttttaaattctttgttGAATTCAATAAGtgctgcaaataaaataataataattagcatAAATCctcatgtattaaaaaaaattatttaaattgtagtCTAAAGGTTATTACCTCCATATCTTCGGCATTTCTAATAGCAACCACAGCTTCGGAACCAAACCAAATACGAAAAATTGGACCATATGTTTTAAATCTGTGTCCTATGTTCTTAACAACatctaaaataaatgaaaaccaATACAAATCATCATCTTggctataataataaatattttttaacaatcaaatgcatttttttataatgtggTATTTTGTAATGTCTATACCcctcaggtataaacacagattacctaaacacaatctgctgtaggtcatcgactttagtgagtctttaattaatattatgtattagatgtattatgagcatttataaggattgtaaataggtttttgagctctttttcctattatgctgtagattaacattagaataatataatactatgaatactaaccaaattaaattaaattgtaaaatggaaaatgatcagtagatcagtagctattaaaatagatataagatgtattgtgaacataattttgtaataatgaaaagcatttaaaagtAAAGTAagctataataataaatatttttaacaatcaaatgcattttttataatGTGGTATTTTCAACACAGTGGATGAATGTGTATGTGCATGTGTATTTTTACGTATTAATTTAAGTTCAATAATTGAATATCATACTTTTTCTATTTGCAGCAATATTGATTGCATTTCCAATGATGGGAAGAGCTAAGGGACCCGGAATCAAGTCGATTTGGGATGCCCAAATCCGccattttaagtattttataacCAAATAAACCACTCCCGTAGCAATTACAATTGTCCACAGATAATCTTTCAACCTCCATTTCTGCAACTATTAACAAATACATACTATATTTTAGTTGTAAAATTATAGGCATATAAATCATTAACGAAGACTATGaacaaacaatattaatataaccaCTAACGAGGAAGTAGCCGTTTACATAGCTCAATTTGCTAGCAACACTTTGAGGTCACCGGTATGTGAACTTAAGAATTAAATATAcgatataaaattatcatttcatgttttcatacaaatattaagttgttaaaatatgcaaatccaattcaaaattttatccaACCAAATGCAATGAATTTTCTGGTCTTATCGCTCAAAAATACATAGATCTATTATATCGatgtataaaatactagtgtttttacccggcttcgctcggtatttttaatataaaccgcttaaacatggccaatctaatagtaaacattttattacatttatttgaatagttttattttatttgaatattcatttttttagtaaattgaacgtcacggattctacgaaccaaccaacaaacaaacatacatacatacaaaatctctttcgaaattatatattaaatgtacaatcaatcaaaaattttaagaaaatgatatttaattaaattattttaaatacatatgtattataaaatgagatgcaatcaatttatgtaaattattttaatgacatTCGATCCTTtcaaatagcatacatataatacattacaaGTTTACTATATTGATATGCTTCAGAAGCTCTGGCTTAGAACGCTTCAAATACAACAAGTTCTGTGGCATCTGCAAATGGACCAAACCCGCTTTACCGTTATTGCTATGTTGAGTTAAAAGATACATAATAGAAATTTAATCTAGTATTACGTCGATTTCATCTTGCTCCATGTTAACTCGTGTGCTTAATTCGAAACGTCACTTTAATTAATATAGCTACTGTGTGTATCACTCTGCTTTGCAGTTACATTTATAGACACAACCTGCACATCTGGTGCTAAAATCAGACTGACGCTGAATGGCCTTCAAAAGTATAACACGCCCAAcacatcattattttttatccaTTTCTCATCTCAATTTATTTCGCATTTACTTACTtcaatgataaaatgatttgaaatattaaatcacCAAAAATAATTACCATTGCTACAATATTACAtactagatatacatatgaacatatgtattgtagagatatacgtacatatgtatgtaacttgcaAATTTAGAATATGTACTTGCAATTTCGtatctaatttttaatatgtacttgCAATACCACATACAATTTAGTGCCGAAAACCTACATTATACAATTTATCATGATATTAACAAGTATAATTGCagatttttaaaaaagaaaatcaaattttcatgcACTATCGCTTTATTGACATcgtgtaatattatttaatgtgtttatttacttttacaCCAGACAGGAGATGTTCTGGaacgtaaaattatttaaataaaaaagtatacatacttcaaaaataaaataaaaaacatattttgggtcatacatgtatgtttttattatcattaaatttgaacacagTCATATCGTATCCATTGAcatcaatttacatatatctaaaattcGGGAAAGTTCATAGGGATAAAGGTGTGAATACAGAAGAAAAtagatattttcaaataaattattgttgACATAATAATTAAAGTTGATTACAgtgaatttcatatatttaacaaatttatttacGTACTATTCTGTAATTTTCTTTTTCCTACacactatacatataacatttcagaaatttatttatgcgaaaatattatttcacCAAAAGTACACATGAAATTTTTTACCATAGGAATACAAATGCAAACCAcaccatatacataaatatctgtgtgcaattatatttcatatttatttttaatctgttGCATATCTTCGTCTGAGCATTCGCCATTTTCCTTGCAGCGATTTAAGATATCCGTCAATgctaaaaacataattttatttagaagacaacaatataaatatgtattacttacataaaaaataaacaaatacctTGCTTATCACCATCAGATAAAAACATAGCTAGGGTGCTGAATCGTCTAACTTCAGATAAAGATTTCAAATATGGAAAAGCACCTTCAGAAAAATCTTCACTGGCGCagataattttcaatatatcagATAAAACATCGCTCTCTAGAGATTCTTTAAAAATTGAAGGTACATTCGACGGATGTATGGCCTGAAAATAgcaatttatgaataaattattataatatgtaattttaaatcaattcttAAGTTATTGACAGAGTATGCTTACTTTCAAATAAGCACTGCGTTGTTTGTCTTTGCCTTTCAAAAGTCTCCAATCGGATAAGAATTGAACAGCGGACTTTGGAACGCCAAAAACATCAGTAGTCTCACAAGATGCCTCCTGGTTTGGAACAACTTGAACTTCTGTTATGGGTTCGGGTTTggctttattttcatattcttgtTTCTTAGTATCCTCTACCTTCAAATCAATCGAATCCCCCTTTTTTGGCTGAATATTGCCATCGGGCTTTGGAGaggatttttttgctttttgggCTTTGTGCGCATTGATTCTCCTCAAATCATCCCTGTGTTTGAAAGGGTTCTTTTTGTTCATGTACTTTGCAACAGTTTTTGTGAAGTCATTAGCTGAAGATTTCAATGACACTGCAGTGATACTGGATCCTTTAGGTATTTCACCAATCGGAATTCTTATAAGCGGTtcctattcaaatatttgaaaaataaattaatcaagaCAAATATCaggtaatttcacattcattcatataggtaggtacatataggtatataaaataataaaataattattactcTAGATCTCAAATGCGGAGGCTTTTCTATAGCTTCCACAAATATTTCTGATAAAGTATTcttctttttgtgttt
This window harbors:
- the LOC143913836 gene encoding cytochrome P450 4C1-like, yielding MEQDEIDLQKWRLKDYLWTIVIATGVVYLVIKYLKWRIWASQIDLIPGPLALPIIGNAINIAANRKNVVKNIGHRFKTYGPIFRIWFGSEAVVAIRNAEDMEHLLNSTKNLKKSLLYKFVIQWLGDGLLTSSGAKWHTHRKLITPTFHYKMLENFHEIFVAKANIFVERLDSKSDTSESFDIYPFIARATLDVICETAMGTNVNAQNEEQSEYVKSVYSISQLITYRSRRLWLYADAIFKLISSGKTYFELLNVLHNYSRKIIQDRKISRSKSAPMKRRQQQDEETGMKNKTAFLDLLLKAVDDGANISENAIREEVDTFMFEGHDTTATGISVCLYLLGLHPEQQDRVANEIKGIMGDNERPITIKDVTDMKYLEMVIKEAMRLYPPVPLVGRDLEEDVKFGKYNVPAGTAVTLFFYYLHRDERYFPDPEKFDPDRFLAENVKGRHPYAYLPFSAGPRNCIGQKFALLEEKVIIATFLRKYKLTSIHKPDEIIPLFELVLKLENGIQILLEKRK
- the spag gene encoding RNA polymerase II-associated protein spaghetti isoform X2; this encodes MCEGDADADFQLQESLRENAEELNSFLSEMAEWERSSRLQQTHLSDAIDLPDDQDKACELIDQPKTIPPSLDGKDSEEDKKERLKQEAHLEKEKGNKLVQEKKWDEAIECYTRAIDLYQNDAIYFANRALCYLKKEKLHEAEADCTTALELDPTYIKALQRRSCAREGLGSLRRAACDLSDILRIQPDNVVVQRQLSSLIQRMGTKGPNSKSSPATTPSGETSPPQFVFEDKNVENVKEERSKPNITEKSSHKESKHNKKHKKKNTLSEIFVEAIEKPPHLRSREPLIRIPIGEIPKGSSITAVSLKSSANDFTKTVAKYMNKKNPFKHRDDLRRINAHKAQKAKKSSPKPDGNIQPKKGDSIDLKVEDTKKQEYENKAKPEPITEVQVVPNQEASCETTDVFGVPKSAVQFLSDWRLLKGKDKQRSAYLKAIHPSNVPSIFKESLESDVLSDILKIICASEDFSEGAFPYLKSLSEVRRFSTLAMFLSDGDKQALTDILNRCKENGECSDEDMQQIKNKYEI